In Ruminococcaceae bacterium BL-6, a genomic segment contains:
- a CDS encoding RNA polymerase sigma factor gives MLNGNDTSSHQTYALTDQLMRQVAAGDDDAFARLYYCTQNAVYSYLLAIVKNPATAEDLMQDTYLSIRQSVESYIPLGKPMAWIFTIAKNLAYQELRRERKQGTESFDDNEDLLGEDRISQTIDSIVLKSALTVLEERERKIVLLHVAAGMKFVEISSLTETPLGTVLSSYHRAMRKLQKSVREEAAR, from the coding sequence ATGTTGAATGGAAACGACACCAGTAGCCATCAAACGTACGCCCTTACAGACCAACTGATGCGGCAGGTTGCCGCAGGAGACGACGATGCGTTTGCCAGACTTTATTACTGCACGCAGAACGCGGTATACAGCTACCTGCTTGCCATCGTCAAAAATCCTGCAACCGCGGAAGATCTGATGCAGGACACCTACCTCTCCATTCGGCAGTCTGTTGAAAGCTATATCCCTCTCGGCAAGCCGATGGCGTGGATTTTCACCATCGCCAAAAATCTTGCCTATCAGGAGCTTCGGCGCGAACGAAAACAGGGAACCGAAAGCTTCGATGACAACGAGGACCTGTTGGGCGAAGACAGGATTTCCCAGACGATAGACAGCATCGTCCTGAAAAGCGCCCTGACGGTTCTGGAGGAACGGGAACGCAAGATCGTTCTTCTTCATGTGGCGGCCGGCATGAAATTCGTTGAAATTTCTTCGCTGACGGAAACGCCGCTCGGAACCGTCCTGTCCTCTTATCATCGAGCGATGCGGAAGCTCCAGAAATCTGTCCGAGAGGAGGCAGCCCGATGA
- the aspS gene encoding aspartyl-tRNA synthetase, promiscuous (also recognizes tRNAasn) (Evidence 2a : Function from experimental evidences in other organisms; PubMedId : 12177353, 26804570; Product type e : enzyme), with the protein MAEFMTGLKRTNYCGDLRLSDAGKQVVVCGWAQRQRDLGQLIFIDLRDRTGLLQLAFDQNTDREVFQKAFSVRSEYVLAAKGTVRERSAKNADLPTGDVEIEVTELRILAKSETPPFEIAENSKVKEDLRLKYRYLDLRRPDVQDKIVGRHRIVKIARDYFDKNGFLEIETPDLIKSTPEGARDYLVPSRVFPGRFFALPQSPQLYKQLLMLAGFDRYMQVARCFRDEDLRADRQPEFTQIDLEMSFVDAEDVMAVGEGFIREVYQKLLQVDIPTPLRRMTWDEAMERFGSDKPDLRFGMELTDLSTALRGTKFRVFAGALAAGGSVRGINLKGKADGLSRKEIDRLAEWVRPYGAKGLAFTRLTAAGESSSYEKFLTQEETAAVRSALGAETGDVLLIVADEKPPVVFASLGALRCELAQRFGLIDKSRPCLLWITDFPLFEFSEEENRYVAMHHPFTCPREDDLDKLESDPGRVHAKAYDMVLNGNEVGGGSIRINDPELQRRMFRALGFTPEQAQERFGFLIDAFRYGAPPHGGMAFGLDRLVMLMLGCDSIRDVIAFPKVANSSELMSNAPSAVDEKQLTELGIAVLPQPAKD; encoded by the coding sequence ATGGCAGAATTTATGACCGGTTTGAAAAGGACAAACTACTGCGGCGATCTGCGCCTGAGCGACGCGGGGAAACAGGTGGTCGTCTGCGGCTGGGCACAGCGCCAGCGCGACCTGGGCCAGCTGATCTTCATCGACCTGCGGGACCGCACGGGCCTGCTCCAGCTCGCTTTCGATCAGAACACCGACCGCGAGGTCTTTCAAAAAGCGTTTTCCGTCCGCTCGGAATATGTTCTGGCCGCGAAGGGGACGGTGCGCGAGCGTTCCGCCAAAAACGCGGACCTGCCCACCGGCGACGTGGAAATCGAAGTGACAGAGCTGCGCATCCTTGCAAAATCGGAAACCCCGCCGTTTGAAATCGCTGAAAATTCCAAGGTGAAGGAAGACCTCCGCCTAAAATACCGCTATCTGGACCTCCGCCGCCCCGACGTGCAGGACAAGATCGTCGGCCGGCACAGGATCGTGAAAATAGCCCGGGACTATTTCGATAAGAACGGATTTCTGGAAATCGAGACCCCGGACCTCATCAAATCCACGCCCGAGGGCGCCCGCGACTATCTGGTGCCGTCCCGGGTTTTTCCGGGCCGCTTTTTCGCGCTGCCCCAGTCGCCCCAGCTTTACAAACAGCTTCTGATGCTCGCCGGCTTCGACCGGTACATGCAGGTCGCCCGCTGCTTCCGCGACGAGGACCTGCGCGCCGACCGGCAGCCGGAATTCACCCAGATCGACCTCGAGATGTCCTTTGTGGACGCCGAGGACGTCATGGCGGTGGGCGAGGGCTTTATCCGCGAGGTCTACCAAAAGCTGCTTCAGGTCGACATCCCCACGCCGCTGCGCCGCATGACGTGGGATGAAGCGATGGAGCGCTTCGGCTCCGACAAGCCCGACCTGCGCTTCGGCATGGAGCTGACCGACCTGAGCACCGCGCTGCGCGGCACGAAGTTCCGCGTGTTCGCGGGCGCGCTCGCGGCGGGCGGCTCGGTGCGCGGCATCAACCTGAAAGGGAAGGCCGACGGCCTGAGCCGCAAGGAGATCGACCGTCTGGCCGAATGGGTGCGCCCCTACGGGGCGAAGGGCCTCGCCTTCACCCGCCTGACGGCGGCGGGGGAAAGCTCCAGCTATGAAAAATTCCTGACGCAGGAGGAGACGGCGGCGGTGCGCTCGGCGCTCGGCGCCGAAACGGGGGACGTGCTGCTGATCGTCGCCGACGAAAAGCCCCCGGTCGTGTTCGCTTCCCTGGGCGCACTCCGCTGCGAGCTTGCGCAGCGCTTCGGCCTGATCGACAAATCGCGCCCCTGCCTGCTGTGGATCACGGACTTCCCGCTGTTCGAGTTCAGCGAGGAAGAGAACCGCTATGTGGCGATGCACCACCCGTTCACCTGCCCGCGCGAGGATGACCTGGACAAGCTGGAAAGCGACCCCGGCCGCGTGCACGCGAAGGCGTACGACATGGTGCTCAACGGCAACGAGGTGGGCGGCGGCTCCATCCGCATCAACGACCCCGAGCTTCAGCGCCGCATGTTCCGCGCGCTGGGCTTCACCCCCGAACAGGCACAGGAGCGCTTCGGCTTTCTGATCGACGCGTTCCGCTACGGCGCCCCGCCGCACGGAGGCATGGCTTTCGGCCTGGACCGGCTGGTCATGCTGATGCTCGGCTGCGACAGCATCCGGGATGTCATCGCGTTCCCGAAAGTGGCGAACTCCAGCGAGCTGATGAGCAACGCCCCTTCGGCGGTCGACGAAAAACAGCTGACGGAGCTCGGAATCGCGGTTTTGCCCCAGCCGGCAAAGGACTAA
- the hisS gene encoding histidyl-tRNA synthetase (Evidence 2a : Function from experimental evidences in other organisms; PubMedId : 28321488; Product type e : enzyme) — MGLLTQAPKGTQDLLPAQAAKWRAVEDVMRSEADLRGFGEIRTPVFEHTELFQRSVGETTDVVQKEMYTFQDKGGRSVTLRPEGTAGAVRAMLEHALYNEGLPVKLYYFTSCYRYEKPQAGRLREFHQFGFEVFGPEAPVADAEVICMVDSIFGRLGIRGLSLEINSIGCPECRARYHKALRDYFSQHLDKLCDACRDRLERNPMRILDCKDPGCKEVSKGAPKMLDYLCEDCRAHFEGVKSYLDSVGLSYTVNPSIVRGLDYYTRTVFEFVSNDLGAQSTLCGGGRYDGLVGEMGGKPMPALGCAIGLERLMLVLEAQKAELPAPPSCELFFAAVGENALRQAFQLSRRMQSCSVFALCDTEGRSLKAQMKYADRIGAAYTVVLGDDELSSGRAALKNMKTGEQREVSLDENRFPSDFLAASQEQAFQEGTSI, encoded by the coding sequence ATGGGATTATTGACACAGGCACCCAAGGGAACACAGGATCTGCTCCCCGCCCAGGCCGCCAAGTGGCGGGCGGTGGAGGATGTGATGCGCAGCGAGGCCGACCTGCGCGGGTTCGGGGAGATCCGCACCCCCGTTTTCGAGCACACCGAGCTTTTTCAGCGCTCCGTGGGGGAAACGACCGACGTCGTGCAGAAAGAGATGTACACCTTCCAGGATAAGGGCGGCCGCTCCGTCACCCTCCGGCCGGAGGGCACCGCGGGCGCGGTGCGCGCCATGCTGGAACACGCCCTTTACAACGAGGGCCTCCCGGTGAAGCTCTATTATTTTACGTCGTGCTACCGCTACGAAAAGCCGCAGGCGGGCCGCCTGCGCGAATTCCACCAGTTCGGCTTCGAGGTGTTCGGCCCCGAAGCCCCCGTCGCGGATGCGGAAGTCATCTGCATGGTGGATTCCATCTTCGGCCGCCTCGGCATCCGCGGCCTCTCGCTGGAGATCAACTCCATCGGCTGCCCGGAATGCCGCGCCAGATACCACAAGGCGCTGCGGGACTATTTTTCGCAGCACCTGGACAAACTGTGCGACGCCTGCCGGGACCGGCTCGAGAGGAACCCCATGCGCATCCTCGACTGCAAGGACCCCGGCTGCAAAGAGGTTTCAAAAGGCGCGCCGAAGATGCTCGACTACCTGTGCGAGGACTGCCGCGCCCATTTTGAAGGCGTGAAGAGCTATCTGGATTCCGTGGGCCTCTCCTATACGGTGAACCCCTCCATCGTGCGCGGGCTGGATTACTACACCCGCACCGTGTTCGAGTTCGTCTCGAACGACCTTGGCGCGCAGAGCACGCTCTGCGGCGGAGGCCGCTACGACGGCCTTGTCGGGGAGATGGGCGGAAAGCCGATGCCGGCGCTGGGCTGCGCCATCGGGCTCGAGCGCCTGATGCTCGTTCTGGAAGCCCAGAAGGCCGAGCTTCCCGCGCCGCCCAGCTGCGAGCTGTTTTTCGCGGCGGTGGGTGAAAATGCGCTGCGGCAGGCGTTCCAGCTTTCCCGCCGGATGCAGTCCTGCTCCGTCTTCGCGCTGTGCGACACCGAAGGGCGCAGCCTGAAGGCGCAGATGAAATACGCCGACCGGATCGGCGCCGCCTACACCGTCGTTCTGGGGGACGACGAGCTTTCTTCCGGCCGCGCGGCGCTGAAGAACATGAAAACCGGGGAGCAGCGCGAGGTTTCGCTGGATGAAAACCGCTTCCCGTCGGATTTCCTGGCGGCTTCCCAGGAGCAGGCATTCCAAGAAGGAACTTCCATTTGA
- the mgsA gene encoding methylglyoxal synthase (Evidence 2a : Function from experimental evidences in other organisms; PubMedId : 9489667, 10368300, 10715115, 11423008, 15489434, 21992469, 23894131, 28807600, 29514981; Product type e : enzyme), with product MNIALIAHDAKKELMVQFCIAYCGVLSRHTLCATGTTGKLVSEATGLEIQRFLAGSQGGDQQIAARIACNEVDLLLFFRDPLNPKPHEPNDMNLLRLCDMHNIPVATNIATAEVLIHGLERGDLDWRNILNPKY from the coding sequence ATGAACATTGCATTGATCGCTCATGACGCAAAAAAAGAACTGATGGTTCAATTTTGCATTGCGTACTGCGGCGTTTTAAGCCGGCATACCCTGTGTGCGACGGGCACGACGGGGAAACTGGTTTCGGAGGCCACGGGCCTGGAAATCCAGCGCTTTCTGGCGGGCAGCCAGGGCGGCGACCAGCAGATCGCCGCGCGCATCGCCTGCAACGAAGTGGATCTGCTCCTGTTTTTCCGCGATCCGCTGAATCCGAAGCCCCATGAGCCGAACGACATGAATCTGCTCCGCCTGTGCGACATGCACAACATTCCCGTTGCGACGAACATCGCCACCGCGGAAGTGCTGATCCACGGCCTGGAGCGCGGCGACCTCGACTGGCGCAACATTTTAAACCCGAAGTACTGA
- a CDS encoding Septum site-determining protein MinD encodes MGAVTVITSGKGGVGKSTVSAGLGCALARRSRRVLLIDGDAGLRCLDRMFGIDDRVVFDISDIISGNCEPIRAIYPCAAAGLFVLPAPARADRVAAPELMRRLVPILARYYDHILIDCPAGVGKGFDSATACVQRALVVATPDPVCLRDSDRVRLLLLKRGVAAQRLVINRFHYTSFIHSELYDDLDSVIDSAGIRLIAIVPEDRPMADALNGGRPFVQSRSAVMAFNRLAARMEGEPVPLADLEKL; translated from the coding sequence ATGGGCGCTGTAACGGTAATAACCTCCGGCAAGGGGGGAGTCGGCAAGTCGACGGTCTCAGCCGGGCTCGGCTGTGCGCTGGCACGCCGCAGCCGGCGGGTTCTTCTGATTGACGGCGACGCCGGGCTCCGCTGCCTTGACCGCATGTTCGGAATCGACGACAGGGTCGTTTTTGATATCTCGGATATCATATCCGGCAACTGCGAGCCGATCCGCGCCATTTATCCCTGCGCCGCGGCCGGCCTGTTCGTGCTTCCCGCCCCGGCCCGGGCGGACCGGGTTGCCGCGCCGGAGCTGATGCGCCGTCTTGTCCCGATTCTGGCGCGCTATTACGATCACATCCTGATCGACTGCCCGGCCGGGGTGGGGAAAGGGTTCGATTCCGCAACGGCCTGCGTGCAGCGGGCCCTGGTTGTCGCCACGCCGGACCCGGTCTGTCTGCGCGACAGCGACAGGGTTCGCCTGCTGTTGCTGAAAAGGGGCGTCGCCGCCCAGCGGCTTGTCATCAACCGCTTTCATTATACGAGCTTTATTCATTCCGAGCTTTACGACGATTTGGACAGCGTAATCGATTCCGCCGGAATCCGCCTGATTGCGATTGTCCCGGAAGACCGCCCCATGGCGGACGCGCTCAACGGCGGAAGGCCGTTTGTGCAGAGCCGTTCGGCGGTGATGGCCTTCAACCGGCTGGCCGCAAGGATGGAAGGCGAGCCGGTTCCTTTGGCGGATCTGGAGAAGCTTTAA
- a CDS encoding Penicillin-binding protein: protein MSRLKGLSRYVFCVVVLALVFCAFGLRLIDWQIVNGEEWLKISTKTNTSTVKMTAARGEILDRNGNPLARNKTGYAIVFEKAYMSDESQNRTILLLTGLLDKRGEKWTDELPIEVNSKGGYQFISGREDDVAALIKLLSLNAYATADQCMKWMTESYGLSGYTPQQARDIASVRYNMQKSAFSVSQPYTFAPDVSSDTVGIIRENTQNLPGADIQVTTVRDYPDGTIAPHILGTIGAISQNEYASLKKKGETYSLQNMSGYAYNDTIGKSGIEAAFESQLRGKNGSKVVETTRTGALASSTVTQAPVSGNTVYLTIDNNLQKVAEASLAKSVQGAQAYGRSKSGRNGEDCVAGGVVALNIKDFSVLAAATYPSYDLSKYNKDPNYYRTLAQDKTKPLYDRALLGSFMPGSSFKPVVASAALQENVINESSIVVCHRVYTFWDDYQPTCMGYHGPVNVVQALQKSCNIFFYDTGRRLGIDSMNLYAKRFGLGVKTGIEINEGTGTLSSPQERAAAGGTWQGGDVVQAAIGQADDSFTPLQLATYVSTIANNGVRLQTHLVSKVTNYSRDKVVTKNDPDHPKTVDNINVSAKNLDIVKRGMRKVCQAGGTAAATFGSYGIAVAGKTGTAQVPPHSDNTVFLGFAPYDDPQIAVAVVLEYGATGKFSTSVAKDIFDAYFFGKTVDKDGNLVFAKDTEKSGSSSGSSSGTASSGVSSSASNAG, encoded by the coding sequence ATGAGCAGGCTCAAAGGCCTTTCCCGCTATGTTTTCTGCGTCGTCGTTCTGGCCCTCGTCTTCTGCGCTTTCGGCCTTCGGCTGATTGACTGGCAGATCGTAAACGGTGAGGAATGGCTGAAGATCTCCACCAAAACGAACACCTCCACCGTGAAAATGACGGCGGCGCGCGGCGAGATTCTGGACCGGAACGGCAACCCGCTCGCAAGGAACAAGACCGGCTACGCGATCGTGTTCGAGAAAGCCTACATGAGCGACGAAAGCCAGAACAGGACGATCCTTCTGCTGACCGGGCTGCTGGACAAGCGCGGGGAAAAATGGACCGACGAGCTGCCGATCGAGGTAAACTCGAAAGGCGGCTACCAGTTCATTTCGGGCCGGGAGGACGACGTGGCCGCGCTGATCAAGCTGCTGAGTCTGAACGCCTATGCCACGGCCGACCAGTGCATGAAATGGATGACGGAATCCTACGGCCTTTCGGGCTACACCCCTCAGCAGGCCCGCGACATCGCCTCGGTGCGCTACAACATGCAGAAATCGGCCTTTTCCGTTTCCCAGCCGTACACCTTCGCTCCGGATGTTTCCTCCGACACCGTCGGCATCATCCGCGAAAACACACAGAACCTGCCCGGCGCCGACATACAGGTGACGACCGTGCGCGATTACCCCGACGGCACGATCGCGCCGCACATTCTGGGCACCATCGGCGCCATTTCCCAAAACGAATACGCGAGCCTGAAGAAAAAAGGGGAAACGTACAGCCTTCAGAACATGAGCGGCTACGCCTATAACGACACGATCGGGAAAAGCGGGATCGAGGCCGCTTTTGAAAGCCAGCTCCGCGGGAAAAACGGCAGCAAGGTGGTGGAGACCACCCGCACCGGCGCGCTCGCCTCTTCCACCGTGACGCAGGCCCCGGTTTCAGGGAACACCGTTTATCTGACCATCGACAACAACCTTCAGAAGGTTGCGGAGGCCTCGCTTGCGAAAAGCGTTCAGGGCGCCCAGGCCTACGGCAGAAGCAAAAGCGGGCGCAACGGAGAGGACTGCGTGGCCGGCGGCGTCGTCGCGCTGAACATCAAGGATTTTTCCGTGCTGGCGGCGGCCACCTATCCGAGCTACGACCTTTCGAAATATAACAAGGACCCGAACTATTACCGCACCCTGGCGCAGGACAAGACAAAGCCGCTGTACGACCGCGCGCTGCTCGGCTCGTTCATGCCCGGCTCGTCCTTTAAGCCGGTGGTGGCCTCGGCCGCGCTGCAGGAGAATGTCATCAACGAATCCAGCATCGTCGTGTGCCACAGGGTCTACACGTTCTGGGATGACTACCAGCCGACGTGCATGGGCTATCACGGCCCCGTAAACGTGGTTCAGGCGCTGCAGAAATCCTGCAACATCTTCTTCTACGACACGGGCCGGCGCCTCGGCATCGACAGCATGAATCTTTACGCCAAGCGGTTCGGCCTGGGCGTGAAGACCGGGATCGAGATCAACGAGGGCACAGGGACGCTCTCGAGCCCCCAGGAGCGCGCCGCGGCCGGCGGAACGTGGCAGGGCGGCGATGTGGTTCAGGCCGCGATCGGCCAGGCGGACGACTCGTTCACCCCGCTTCAGCTCGCGACCTACGTTTCCACCATCGCGAACAACGGCGTGCGGCTGCAGACGCATCTGGTCAGCAAGGTCACGAATTACTCCCGCGACAAGGTCGTTACGAAAAACGACCCCGACCACCCGAAAACCGTGGACAATATCAACGTTTCCGCGAAAAATCTGGACATCGTGAAGCGCGGCATGCGCAAGGTCTGCCAGGCCGGAGGAACAGCGGCGGCGACGTTCGGGAGCTACGGGATCGCCGTGGCGGGCAAAACCGGAACCGCTCAGGTTCCGCCCCACTCGGACAACACGGTCTTCCTGGGATTCGCCCCGTATGACGACCCGCAGATCGCCGTGGCGGTGGTGCTGGAATACGGCGCCACCGGAAAGTTTTCGACGAGCGTGGCGAAAGACATTTTCGACGCGTATTTCTTCGGAAAAACCGTGGACAAGGACGGCAACCTGGTTTTCGCAAAGGACACGGAAAAGAGCGGCTCGTCCTCCGGCTCTTCTTCCGGCACAGCCTCTTCGGGCGTGTCTTCATCCGCATCGAATGCAGGATGA
- a CDS encoding Ribonuclease BN, producing the protein MTVNRYKLLRYFAYTVEILVLFMVQQTPGLLPEVAGARPVLLIPAAVSIAVFESETAAMGFGLFCGLLLDFGMTASTLGFHAILLTIVCYCCGVMVINLLRTSLFTDVLLSAGAAALIFLLQWVFYFVLYNYQYSFYALTAHLIPRFFYTLAFSPVFYYFNRAFALLIRERES; encoded by the coding sequence ATGACGGTGAACCGCTACAAGCTGCTGCGGTATTTTGCCTATACCGTCGAGATCCTTGTTTTGTTCATGGTGCAGCAGACCCCCGGCCTGCTCCCGGAAGTCGCCGGCGCGCGTCCGGTGCTGCTGATCCCGGCGGCCGTTTCCATCGCCGTATTCGAAAGCGAGACCGCGGCCATGGGCTTCGGCCTCTTCTGCGGCCTTCTGCTCGATTTCGGCATGACGGCCTCCACGCTGGGATTTCACGCGATCCTGCTCACCATCGTCTGCTACTGCTGCGGCGTCATGGTGATCAATCTGCTGCGCACCAGCCTTTTTACCGACGTGCTTCTTTCCGCGGGCGCTGCTGCGCTCATTTTTCTTTTACAATGGGTATTTTACTTTGTCTTGTATAACTATCAGTACAGCTTCTATGCGCTGACCGCGCATCTGATTCCGCGCTTTTTCTACACGCTTGCCTTTTCCCCGGTCTTTTACTACTTCAACAGGGCGTTCGCCCTTCTGATCCGGGAACGGGAAAGCTGA
- a CDS encoding Cell shape-determining protein MreC produces the protein MAGGGACFSGGGAFLKDFFHSNGFKAFLGILFILLGLMLYTANSGGAGLPDVLGSFFTPMQKVTAVITNNAADSVGRPAADLEKENRELKKEIDSLNNKLIDYYQVKQENEQYRTYLQLKKDNKDFTFVSGSVVGRDPNDLFYSFTVDKGSLAGVRLNSPVITNSGVVGWVSSVGSSFCKVTTVLSADTGIAAIDKANRESGVISSNIKLADKGLVKLSFLAAGTTVKKGDIVVTSGLGGVYPKDLPIGKVQDVGPEEYDVSYGATVAPFVDVKTVRDVFIITGFLGQGEVLGDLPGGSSSSRVSSSSPAQGSEASK, from the coding sequence ATGGCGGGCGGCGGAGCCTGCTTTTCGGGAGGTGGCGCTTTTTTGAAGGATTTTTTTCACAGCAACGGATTTAAGGCTTTCCTCGGCATCCTTTTCATCCTGCTGGGCCTGATGCTCTACACGGCCAACAGCGGTGGGGCGGGCCTGCCGGATGTGCTCGGAAGCTTTTTCACCCCGATGCAGAAGGTGACCGCCGTCATCACGAACAATGCGGCCGACAGCGTCGGCCGCCCGGCGGCGGACCTGGAAAAGGAAAACCGCGAGCTGAAAAAAGAGATCGACTCCCTGAACAACAAGCTGATCGACTATTACCAGGTAAAGCAGGAAAACGAACAGTACCGCACTTACCTTCAGCTCAAAAAGGACAATAAGGACTTCACGTTCGTCTCGGGCTCGGTGGTGGGGCGCGACCCCAACGACCTTTTCTACAGCTTCACCGTCGATAAGGGCTCCCTCGCCGGGGTGCGCCTGAACAGCCCGGTCATCACCAACAGCGGCGTGGTCGGCTGGGTTTCCAGCGTCGGCTCCTCCTTCTGCAAGGTGACCACCGTGCTTTCCGCCGACACCGGAATCGCCGCCATCGACAAGGCCAACCGCGAAAGCGGCGTCATCAGCAGCAACATCAAGCTGGCGGACAAGGGCCTGGTCAAGCTGAGCTTCCTCGCCGCGGGCACCACTGTGAAAAAGGGCGACATCGTCGTCACGAGCGGCCTGGGCGGCGTTTATCCCAAAGACCTTCCCATCGGGAAGGTGCAGGATGTGGGCCCCGAGGAATACGACGTTTCCTACGGCGCCACGGTCGCCCCGTTCGTGGACGTGAAAACCGTGCGCGACGTGTTCATCATCACCGGCTTCCTCGGGCAGGGGGAAGTGCTCGGCGACCTTCCCGGCGGCTCTTCATCCTCTCGGGTGTCCTCCTCTTCCCCGGCGCAGGGATCGGAGGCTTCAAAATGA
- the mreB gene encoding cell-shape determining protein (Evidence 2a : Function from experimental evidences in other organisms; PubMedId : 14588250, 15745453, 15922599, 16322744, 16885474, 17064365, 17513368, 22166997, 24550515, 27376153, 30775967, 28589952, 29469806; Product type cp : cell process), with protein sequence MRDPALFLPAGDGEEQRQILSFSWKCYYCFFIYYKKETVETKGENSMFSKDIGIDLGTANTLVFMKGKGIVMREPSVVAVDIRSDTVLAVGTQAKEMIGRTPGSIVAVRPMKDGVIADFDITATMLKHFIKKAVKSNTFSRPHIIICIPSGVTEVERRAVEDAARQAGASQVELIEEPMAAAIGAGLPVSEPTGSMVVDIGGGTAEVAVISLGDIVTSCSVRVAGDKFDESIISYVKKKYNLLIGERTSEEIKIEIGSAYPTEETANSSVVIKGRNLMDGLPKNVTIHADEVREALADPLSMIVDAIKSTLEKTPPELSADIIDHGIMLTGGGALLRGLDLLVAQETGMPVHVAERPLDCVVDGTGKQLEVNMPSEYYKANKAKKK encoded by the coding sequence TTGCGGGACCCGGCTTTGTTTCTCCCCGCCGGAGATGGGGAGGAACAAAGACAAATCCTATCTTTTAGCTGGAAATGCTATTATTGTTTTTTTATTTATTATAAAAAAGAAACGGTGGAAACGAAAGGGGAAAATTCCATGTTTTCAAAGGATATAGGAATTGATTTAGGAACGGCAAATACTCTGGTTTTTATGAAGGGGAAGGGCATTGTCATGCGGGAGCCCTCGGTCGTCGCGGTGGACATCCGGTCCGACACGGTTCTTGCGGTGGGCACCCAGGCCAAAGAGATGATCGGGCGCACGCCCGGCTCGATCGTGGCCGTGCGCCCGATGAAGGACGGCGTCATCGCCGATTTCGACATCACCGCCACGATGCTGAAGCATTTCATTAAAAAGGCGGTCAAATCCAACACGTTCAGCCGCCCCCATATCATCATCTGCATCCCGTCCGGCGTCACCGAAGTGGAGCGCCGCGCGGTGGAGGATGCCGCGCGTCAGGCCGGCGCGAGCCAGGTGGAGCTGATCGAGGAGCCCATGGCGGCGGCAATCGGCGCGGGGCTTCCCGTATCCGAGCCGACCGGCAGCATGGTGGTCGACATCGGCGGCGGCACCGCCGAAGTGGCCGTGATTTCCCTGGGCGACATCGTCACATCCTGTTCCGTGCGCGTCGCGGGCGACAAATTCGACGAATCGATCATTTCCTACGTCAAGAAGAAGTACAACCTTCTGATCGGGGAGCGCACCTCCGAGGAAATCAAGATCGAGATCGGCTCCGCGTATCCCACGGAAGAAACCGCCAACAGCTCGGTCGTGATCAAGGGGCGCAACCTGATGGACGGGCTGCCGAAAAACGTGACGATCCACGCGGACGAGGTGCGCGAAGCATTGGCCGACCCGCTTTCCATGATCGTGGACGCCATCAAGAGCACGCTGGAAAAAACCCCGCCGGAGCTTTCGGCGGACATCATCGACCACGGCATCATGCTCACGGGCGGCGGGGCGCTGCTGCGCGGGCTGGATCTTCTGGTGGCGCAGGAAACCGGAATGCCGGTTCATGTGGCGGAGCGCCCGCTGGACTGTGTGGTGGACGGCACCGGCAAACAGCTCGAGGTCAACATGCCGTCCGAATATTACAAGGCGAACAAGGCGAAAAAGAAGTAA
- a CDS encoding conserved membrane protein of unknown function (Evidence 4 : Unknown function but conserved in other organisms), whose amino-acid sequence MAVFFMKHNNNVLKSFFLILLLVLAVVLGKLLGTVTAGNPFLSWLGIGTSFGFAPVSINLSVLVLTFGLTMSINVAQAILLVAAILSYNAFRLHT is encoded by the coding sequence ATGGCGGTCTTTTTTATGAAGCATAACAACAACGTGCTGAAATCGTTTTTTCTGATCCTTCTTCTGGTGCTGGCGGTCGTGCTGGGGAAGCTGCTCGGCACGGTCACCGCCGGGAACCCGTTCCTGTCGTGGCTCGGCATCGGCACCAGCTTCGGGTTTGCCCCCGTTTCCATCAACCTTTCCGTCCTCGTCCTCACCTTCGGCCTGACCATGAGCATCAATGTGGCGCAGGCCATTCTGCTGGTTGCGGCAATTCTTTCCTATAACGCGTTCCGGCTTCACACGTGA